From the Dermacentor variabilis isolate Ectoservices chromosome 5, ASM5094787v1, whole genome shotgun sequence genome, the window cctGACGCCACTGGTGTGGAAAGAAGCGGCGGCATCGCAATTGCTCACTCTTGCATGCGGTGCCTGTTGTGTGGCTCAAAAGCCTTTTGGTGGTGTTTCATTCGCATTCTCTGAATGTCTGACGCTTTTAAATTCATGAACATTTCAGGATTTCATTTTTAAATTAAACATTTCATGAAACAGCGAGGCTGGTGGCTGATATTGTGCGACATTATTCGTTTGTGCAGTTCTTATTTTCCAGGGCCTTACTTAATGTGCTGTTGAAAGGGCTGTCAAGGAGGGAACAGTCATACAATGTAACTGTTTAATTTAAGCTTACTTTCCTTGTTACGGGTACTAGGAtttcctgaagcaaggcaagcaGCGGCACTTCTGTAATGCAGGTCGTTTATTCTTGGTGCCCATTCCGATACCAATTAATGCTGTCATTGCAGTAATGTGTGAAACTATTTCAGATATCATTCTTCGGTGCCATACCAGCTCTTGTGTGTGTCCCCATACTCTGTGATACCTGTATTCGCCTAGTACACCATCTATAGAGGCGCCACGATAGCCACCTAGCAGGCACTTTCAACAGTACGcacgggagcagtagcagacaaccctttgcagcaaggatggctgaagttcgcggctgcgatttctcctttgttcaggtaccagactgcttcttctgcggtggcagctgtagggaagatgctggtCTCTGTGTTAGcaggtatgaacacgatgttaccagtGTTTGGGACAACCTGGCCCACATATGTGCCAGGTGCATCCTACAGACAAACGGCATGAACCCCGTTTACATGAAGGGGGCTCTTGCTAAGCAGCTgttaaattttgttgagtaatgcaaTGTCTCgatcgtgttttttttaaatctacccttgccgtaatgctgcttctgtacctcaataataagcagcCATCATTAGTGCATACTTATATGAAATAAATTGGCGCGGTACGATGTCTGCACATGACGATGGGatctttctgccgatgaatacatgtgacagcgccgaataagtgcagtcaaagtcgcctcaaggagggtaattgcgaatttattgatcgATACACATGCACTAGTCAACAAAGTCACCAAatgcacgggttaataaaagcgcgtgttagcacTGTATCGCCAATGCAATTCTgttgcatacgccgatgaactgccattcccgctgcagtttttgccATTTTAAATTctccaagggagctgcttggaaacgtagaAAGGTAAAGTCTGACAAACATTTCAGTATTTTGTAATGTTACTAGAGATAGATGCCTCATGATATATCTAAAGGCAGAGCAGCACCAGTGAAAGTAAATGAGCATTGgtggcaaggccgggtttagtcctctgcggtgTAAGcgtaataagaaagaattcagttgagtacaaaattcacatgcaaaaagGGACTACATTGTGAAAAagacaaatcactcggcgtgttaagtctgctcagacagcatcgaggtgtgatgacttccctaACGTGATgtgaacttttcagcgaaaatgtaacaaaaataccatatgcagcaactattagcaattctcgccctgaactacctattttctaaacacatttcccaataAACCACAATATTTAAGATGCCTGCGGGCGAAAACAATacagctgttaaagaagcacttgcttggtatcattccgataagacagcATGAGTtagaccctttacaaacgaggcagggtgaaaacctcgcacctCAAAaaaatcaacaagagttatgcatgaagtaACTAGCAACAGTTCAACATGCGCGAAGCCATGCATAAAACAGATGCAAAAACATGAAGTGTGCGACAGCTGGTGTGAGGATTTACcaggccacataaaactaacaatttcagttcttgcaagcttcagtagctttaacatacaacacaatgcgctcgtgcagtcgtgctgcctagctagcgcaacacAGTAAGGAATCGGTAAACAGTGTAAGCGGCAAATGGCATTGAGAAGTTAagcaaaatgcctttaaaccacgtgctgcactgcagacgaacttcgtcgcttacccgTCTAAATACGATCAAGTGGAAAAAATgacgggacaaaaaaaaaaaaaaagcatgagaacaagaaattttctgCCAAACGGCGGCGATCCATTGTTACCGTTGCTTCCGTTGATGAGGCTTCGCGGGGAACGATTAGAACCATATTCCCTGCATGTTTTTGCCGGTATATCAGCCCCTGCCATCCAACAATTCTTCTTCAGCATTTCTTGCAGCTTTCGCCACACCACACATGCGATgggtattgcttattttgctaTGAAAACGTGAATAACACAGAAAATCACGATCAACGACGGAGAAAACTACGGCGTGCAGCTGGCTCCGTTCCCGAGTGTTTTTGGCAAgtccgccaccagtggcgcgtccatcgacGCGAATAGTGAGCATCTAGTTACAGCTTACACAGACCATGGAATTGTGCCTCATTTGTGAAATGCTGTACCCATATCCCCAGGGACAGGAATTGTATAGATATCTGCTAGGACATCGATATCCTAGGGTAGTGTCGAATACGTCCTGCGAACGCTCCTCACATGAACATTTGGTAGCACTTTCCGTGTCCTGCGGACATTCGTTGCATGTACACGAGGGACATTCTGTGCACATGCTGCGTACATTTTACGGACATATGCCAAGGCCTTTTGCATAGTGTTCACCATAATGCTAATTATGGTTGCAGCCCATTCTGTATGTAGATGCAACGGGCAGAGTACCCGCGCTTCAAGAACAGATGCATTGTGTGCACACGTTATGTGCGCGCGCACTTGTGCGGGAGTGTAGCAtactcctcattcttctaggccttgCGCCAAGAACAATTGCCTTATTGAACTACTTGAAGTTTTCAAAGTTAATTGCGACAGAAATTTCGTAGTATGACGTAAACACAAGCTGCATACGTGATAGCTTCACACTGTAATTTGaacatgcgagaaaacataattctgttaggaGGAAACTCATGAGGCATAGCTTCAATCGGAGGACAAATATTTGACCACGTGCATCTCAAAAGAAAACGACCATGTGGGATCACCTTGGGACACTTGCGATAGGATATCTGAGACTGACGTCCAGCAGATGTCCTATTTGTATTCGAAATGGTGCATGGGCATTGGGACATGATTCGGATGTCCTATGGACAAAGCCTGGGTCGTCAAACTACTCGCCAAAGAATGGGAAGATACAAGGAAAGCGGtagatagaaattcaagacgatgagcaaaacgagaacaaggtaaaagtgggagccaacgtttcaacaagtgaaCCTTGTTCGTTTCGCTCATCGCCAAAGCATGGTCACCATAAACACAACAATGAGCTGCTTTTCCGTGTCAGCGAAGCTACCGCTTGGCTTCTGGCATCATTGTTGTGCTAGTACTCTCCTTCTGCTCATTCGTGTTTACTGTGCAGGCGCGACATGATTTTTACAGTTGAAATTCAGTGACTTTTCAGAGTAAATGGCCTCTGTTTATGTTTGTCACTTCAATCCGTGCATGCAAGTTTTCTCTACTGCTTTTGAATTTGTGAGCATTTCTGTTCGCATCAGGAGCAAGAAGTCCGGTTGTTTGACGTTATTCATTAGCGCAGTCTCTGTTTTCATCTAAGGCATCGTTTATAATGTGCTGTTGAAAGGTGTGCCAAGGAGGGAACAAACGTGCAACCTAACAGCTTGATTTGCACTTACTTTCGACGTCGCATGTATGCGAGGGACATTATGTggacatttcattcattcattttatttgggCATTATGGTACATTACAGCATGTACAAAATGCTGTGGGCACAGACTAAAAGCGAAAAGCTTGATGGGGTCTGTACCTGATAATTGCACTTTGACAGGAGCAACAGGAAATGTTCGTATGCGGCAAGCTTACAATACCAAAACTAtacatctgaaaaataaaactaaaagtgTTGAAATTAACATTAAAAAAGGAAATACTCTACTTTTATGCACGACATCAAAATGTGTCAAAACTTGGAGAAAACTTCCGGTACAATATCAAAACTTAACAGCAGCAGCATTACAGAAAACAATGCTGGTTGTTTAAAAGAGCAGGCAATGTATATGTGATCATCTGTTGGCCATAGTTGGTATGGGTCCATGGTGTAAACCAAAAACTGATTCTGTGCGTGTCATAAACGTTCACTCTTTCAGTCAAATTAGCAGGTTCTTTCAAGCACAGATTGTTTCTTTTAATGCCTTGTTTGTAGCGTGTCGTTAGTAAAGAATCGCACAAGTTGACAACAGGATTACGTTTAGCTTTTTACAGATGGGCCTCGTGTGTGCTTTATACGGAGCATTGACAATCAAATGGACAGCCCTTGTAATCTAGAAAGCCTCAGAATGTTGGAAATTGTGGTGGTTCCCCAGACAAGAAAGCAATAGCACAGTTTTGAAAGCAAAAGTGAATTATACAACAGTTTTACTTTCTCaggcaaaagaaaatgtgtgctcgATAATATACCAACCGTGCAAGAAAGGCAGGAACAAACAGAATCAGACTGCAAATCCCAGGACGTTTTCATTAAAGAGTACACCAAAACATTTCACAGCAGGAACCACTGCAATTTTGGATGTACCAAGAAAAAGCGCTAAATCAGTTGACTTTCTTGTTTTTAATAAAACCGCTTTTGTTTTTAACGTATCTATATTTAGCGAGTTATTCAAACTCCAGGTATGCAGTTTTGCAAGTATGTTATTTGCTCTGGTTTGAATTTACAATAAATCTGATCCTAAAAAAGACAAGCTAGTATCGTCAGCATAAACTATAAATTGAGTATTTTTATCTATTCTTACTACATTAATATACACATTAAAAAGTAGAGGCCCTAGGATGCTTCCCTGCGGTACTCCACTGTTTAGGGATTGAAAGCTTGATGTATAGTTATTCAGTTGTACCTGCTGCTGGCGATCACTCAAGTAGCTTTGCATAAGTGTAGAAAAAGCTCCACATAATCCGTAATGCTCTAGCTTTCTTTAAAGTATGGTATGATTAATCCGATAAAAGGCTTTCGAATAGTCGATAAATATTCCAACTATGTAAAGTTGACGCTCGAAACCTTTTAATATGATCTCTTTTTGAAGGAGTTATGCGGATTCCGTGGAACGTTTTCTAACAAAACCAAATTGAAACAGCATTATGATGTTATGgcgactcaaaaaaaaaaaaaactattcattCTTATGTGCATCGACTTTTCAATAGCTTTGGAAAAAATGGGCGGTATAGGCCTGCAGTTTGATACATTATTTTTGTCACCGCCTATGAAAATAACGGTAACTTTAGCTTGTAGCTGTCTCGGGAAATTGCCAGAAGAAAAGATTAGATTGATCGCATGTGTTAGGGCTGGTGCAATGACGTCAAGCACGTACTTGATCGGTCGAATTCGTAAATCACCAGGGTCGGCGTAGTAGCTAtttttgagggataatgacacTTCTACAACTTCTGGCTGGGAGACGGGAAACAAATACACAGATTCACGTGTTATCGAAGGTGTGAATTCCATGGAGGAAGTATTATGCGCACTGCTTGTGACaggggcaaaaaacaaaaattgtgAGAAAGGTCAGCTAGCTTACGGCCAGTGAAAGTGTTTGTTGCTGCGTGGGTCATATCGCGAGGCACCATCGCAACAAGGCGTATCGGCAATAACCTTTTATTGCCGTCACGAAACAAACACAGAACGGAAACTTGATAACCACTGGAATATATACATTCTTGGGACCGGAAGAGGGCGCTCTTTAACACCAGGGTTGACTGACAAATATACGTCATCCGTTGAACTCAGCGGCCAGAATTGGTACACAACACTCCCTCCCCCTTAGTTCGGACTCAACAGTCAGCCAATAGCCAATGCCAGCACAAAGTCCCGAAGATGTTGGGGTGTCTTTCCGGAGCACTGCGAACGGCGTGGGCCCGGAAATTTTACACATTGCTCTGTTGGTGCTGGCTGAGGTGCTGCTATGTCGTCCGAAGGGAGCACGACTGTTGGCTGCTCCTCGGGTGGTAGCATGACTTCATCATACCTtgttggtgaagcagcgcacggacacagtgaagacacacaagaaaaaacgACACTCGCTGCTCCAACTGtgattcttgtgtgtcttcactgtgtccgtgtcagtgcgctgcttcaccagcaaggtatgatgattactcaccaactagcccaactttccactttactgagCATGACTGTTGGTTGCTCCTCGTGTTCACTGGGATCTGGTGTCTTGCATGCCGCTCACTCCGCCAGGTGAAGGGCTTGATGCAGGTCGGACCTCAGGCTGTCCTCCAGGTACAGTTTCGGttagatcgcgggatcaaatcccggccacggcggccgcatttcgatgggggcgaaatgcgaaaacacccgtgtacttagatttaggtgcacgttaaagaacctcaggtggtcaaaatttccggagtcctccactacggcgtacctataatcagaaagtggttttggcacgttaaaccccataatttctttttacaGTTTTGGTTACAgttttttgttctcgttttctGCTGTCCTCCTTCAGGTACAGTTTCAAGAATggtcgatcgctgcgccgccgcTACGGACGCCGCCTCCGGAGCCATGCTGAGTGCCGCCCGCGACACTGCCCCGTCTAATACAGTATcactggatgatgatgatgaaaaacatttattcaataAAGGGAGAGTTTGCTGGCCAAAAATGGCCCTTTGCACAGGTGGAGTCCTTAGGCTGGGACCCCACTGGACGAAGCCGCTACCTGCGCCCGTTCGACTAGAGCCCTTGAGACTTCAGCGCCGAGCAATTAAGTAGGGTGCCTCCCATGCCTCTCTAGTGGGGGAACGGAATTAAGGATTCATCTGACATGCCCACATCATGAGAAAGTTATTGGAGACTTCCCCACAGTGTGGGCATCGCCTATCAACTTTCAGGTCAAAATGTTTCACTATTGCAGGACTCAACAGGGTGTTGGTTTGCAGGCGCCTCAAGGTTCGTTCATCGGCCTTACTCAGGCCCTTAGTAAGGACCGGGAAAAGCTGATGACGTTCGCAATAGTCTGCCAGAATTTCTCTGGACCGCAGAAGCGGTTGTCTAATCTCTGAGCTGGAAGAGTCTAGTTGAGGTGCCCCGTAGGTACGCGCTCGGGCGGCTGCGTCCGCAGCCTCGTTACCTCTAAGGCCCTGGTGGCCCAGAGTTCAAATGATGCGTTTGGGTAAGGGGTCCATTTCGCTCACGGTTCGCTCTAGCCCGCCAGGTAGTGCTCACAGGCTGTGCGCGAATCTGTGATGATTACCTTCGAATTCGGGTCCGAGGCGGCAAGCGCCATAGCTACCTCCTCGGCCTGCGCAGAGTTGAAAGCTCTGTAGGAAAGTCCGTTAAATTGTTGGTCTTGGTGAACTACGCGGCCGTGTAGAATGCAGTGGGCAACGGCCCTACCGCACCAACGTAGTATACAGCCTGCTTGGATCAATATTGGTGTTCAAGGACTCGAGCGCGCGCCTTTCGTCTGCCTTCATGTGTCTGTTTGGCCATGTTGCGCGGGAGTGGAGAAGCCCGGAGCTTGTGATGCCACAGCTCCGGGAGCCTGCATGTCTCCTCTGGAATGCACTCGTGTTGTATGTGCAAGCGATCTAGCAGGTGGCGCCCGGACACCATCTGCAAGAGTCGCGTGTATTCACAAGGCAGAAAATCGATGGAGtgcccaacaagctttcgaagctgtgctCTCGAATTTGCTGtgagagcaggcggggctgccgcacgaggcatgagaagccctttgtggAGTGCTGCAGAGGAGCTTTATATGCAGTTCTCTTGaacccttgtgggcagctctacattggacAAACTGAGCGTTacgtgaatgaccgtttaagggaacgtgcgcaaaaactaaagaaaaaagaggataagggcgcacatttggtggctcatgttagcGCGTGTGGTTGTGACGCTAGATTTTGTGCGACTACTATTCTGGGCAGGAGCGGCAACTCCTTTtacaggctcgctcttgaggccttctttatcaagaagaatagaaATAGGTGTTTATGTGAACCTTCTATCTCATTACTAGATGCCGAATTTGACTTCTTGCGTAACCGCCTCTAAGTGCATTTGCCTGTTCTCTTCTGCTTGGTATGTGCATACGTGACAAGAAGATATACATGTACTATttttccttccattaaacagttgtgagtagcgtttgtccttgtccacctttcttgtttttCGTGTTTTTATCGCACTAAGTTACTACAATTGAGCTGTCATTCCTTGGTACCCGTGCAACGCTCGCAGAAGTTGTCGTTGCGTCTCCCCTCTTGTCTGAGTGGGGTCAATGAGGCTGTGAAAGAGACGCCACGTCCCTCTTGAGCTCATCTG encodes:
- the LOC142583463 gene encoding uncharacterized protein LOC142583463 isoform X2; this translates as MNAVQKAKRRLSSYPDAFLRCSKQVPDCFFCGGSCREDAGLCVSRYSFKNGRSLRRRYGRRLRSHAECRPRHCPV